One window from the genome of Marinobacter sp. LV10R510-11A encodes:
- the rpoH gene encoding RNA polymerase sigma factor RpoH yields MGTSLQLLEKLVPGANLEAYIQAASRIPVLTVDEERELAERLHYEENVDAARQLVLSHLRFVIHIARSYSGYGLAQADLIQEGNVGLMKAVKRFNPEYGVRLVSFAVHWIKAEIHEFILRNWRIVKVATTKSQRKLFFNLRSQKKKLAWLSHEELHAVAEDLGVEPRVVREMEGRLASHDTAFDGPMDDDDDNAYKSPAYYLEDHRSDPAVQLENANWTENSNGRLMQALGMLDERSQDILRERWLSESKATLHQLADRYGISAERIRQLEKNAMKKIRVQMVEAA; encoded by the coding sequence ATGGGTACGAGTTTACAGCTTCTTGAAAAACTGGTTCCGGGCGCCAATCTCGAGGCTTATATACAGGCCGCGAGCCGCATTCCGGTATTAACCGTGGATGAAGAACGGGAATTGGCCGAGCGCCTTCACTACGAAGAAAACGTGGACGCGGCCCGCCAGCTGGTGCTTTCTCACCTGCGTTTCGTTATTCACATTGCCCGCAGCTATTCAGGGTATGGTCTTGCACAGGCTGACCTGATCCAAGAAGGCAACGTGGGCTTGATGAAGGCTGTAAAGCGCTTTAATCCCGAATACGGGGTGCGGCTGGTATCGTTTGCTGTGCACTGGATCAAGGCGGAAATTCACGAGTTCATTCTGCGCAACTGGCGCATTGTGAAAGTGGCAACCACCAAGTCTCAGCGTAAGCTGTTCTTCAATTTGCGTAGCCAGAAGAAAAAACTGGCGTGGCTGAGTCACGAAGAGCTGCACGCGGTGGCAGAAGACTTGGGTGTTGAGCCAAGGGTTGTGCGAGAAATGGAGGGTCGCCTAGCCTCCCATGATACCGCCTTTGATGGCCCGATGGACGATGACGATGACAACGCCTACAAGTCGCCTGCGTATTACTTGGAAGATCATCGCAGCGATCCGGCTGTTCAGCTTGAAAACGCGAACTGGACGGAAAATTCCAATGGGCGCCTGATGCAAGCGTTGGGAATGCTCGATGAGCGCAGCCAAGATATTCTGCGTGAGCGTTGGTTGTCTGAGAGCAAAGCAACCCTTCATCAGTTAGCTGACAGGTATGGCATCTCTGCTGAGCGTATTCGACAGCTAGAGAAAAATGCCATGAAAAAGATTCGAGTGCAGATGGTTGAGGCTGCCTGA
- a CDS encoding response regulator transcription factor has protein sequence MKALVIEDDQDVANYLVKGLKESDFVVDHAADGKDGMMMAASEDYDIMIVDRMLPGMDGLSIIKTVRATGNKVPILILSALGDVDDRVEGLRGGGDDYLTKPFSFTELLARIESLVRRHRQSAETETVLRVADLEMDLLARTVKRSGQNIDVQPREFRLLEYLMRNAGQVVTRTMLLEKVWDYHFDPQTNVIDVHISRLRAKIDKEFETPLLQTIRGAGYMLRETA, from the coding sequence GTGAAAGCACTGGTAATAGAAGACGATCAGGACGTAGCAAACTATCTTGTAAAAGGGCTGAAAGAATCAGACTTTGTGGTCGATCATGCTGCCGACGGCAAGGACGGCATGATGATGGCCGCCAGCGAAGACTACGACATTATGATTGTCGACCGCATGCTTCCAGGTATGGACGGGCTGTCTATTATCAAAACGGTGCGGGCCACAGGAAACAAGGTGCCGATTCTGATTTTGAGCGCCCTGGGTGATGTAGACGATCGCGTTGAAGGCCTGCGGGGCGGCGGCGATGACTATCTCACCAAGCCCTTCTCCTTCACCGAGCTACTCGCCCGGATTGAATCGTTGGTACGCCGGCACCGCCAGTCTGCAGAAACCGAAACCGTGCTGCGGGTGGCCGACCTGGAAATGGATCTGCTAGCCCGGACGGTGAAACGCTCCGGCCAGAATATTGATGTTCAGCCCCGGGAGTTCCGGTTGCTGGAATATCTGATGCGCAACGCCGGCCAGGTAGTTACTCGGACTATGCTGTTGGAAAAAGTTTGGGACTATCATTTTGACCCCCAGACGAACGTCATCGACGTGCATATTAGCCGCCTCCGGGCGAAGATCGACAAAGAATTCGAAACACCCTTGCTGCAAACCATACGTGGTGCAGGATACATGCTACGTGAAACTGCTTAG
- the mutM gene encoding bifunctional DNA-formamidopyrimidine glycosylase/DNA-(apurinic or apyrimidinic site) lyase: protein MPELPEVETTRRGVAPYCEGQTVARVTVRNGSLRWPVPEDLAAQMEGQIIRTVDRRAKYLFLNLDHGTAIIHLGMSGSLRIITDNTPVQKHDHIDLVLHSGVILRFNDPRRFGCWLWSDSAATHPLIASLGPEPLSPEFTGRMLFRLSRSKNTPVKSFIMDSHVVVGVGNIYANEALFKAGIYPRRKAGRISLDRYLRLVESIRETLSAAILMGGTTLRDFVNSDGKPGYFAQSLLVYGRSGEPCPQCGTPLKEIRMSGRSTVYCGRCQR, encoded by the coding sequence GTGCCCGAATTACCCGAAGTTGAAACAACCCGGCGCGGTGTAGCGCCTTACTGCGAAGGACAAACCGTCGCCCGAGTAACGGTGCGCAATGGCAGCCTGCGCTGGCCGGTGCCCGAGGACTTGGCTGCGCAAATGGAAGGGCAGATTATACGAACCGTGGATCGGCGCGCGAAATACCTGTTCCTGAACCTGGATCACGGCACCGCCATCATTCATCTTGGCATGTCCGGCAGCCTTCGCATCATCACCGACAACACGCCTGTACAAAAACACGACCACATAGATCTTGTGCTGCATTCCGGCGTTATTCTGCGCTTTAATGATCCCCGTCGGTTTGGCTGCTGGCTATGGTCTGATTCCGCAGCGACGCACCCGCTGATTGCCAGCCTTGGTCCAGAACCGCTATCGCCGGAATTCACCGGCCGGATGCTGTTCCGGCTATCGCGGAGTAAAAACACTCCGGTAAAGTCCTTCATCATGGACAGTCACGTAGTTGTCGGCGTTGGCAACATATATGCCAACGAAGCCCTGTTCAAAGCCGGCATTTACCCCCGACGCAAGGCCGGGCGCATCAGCCTGGATCGTTACCTGCGTCTTGTGGAGTCCATTCGGGAAACCCTGAGCGCCGCGATTCTGATGGGGGGCACTACCCTGCGAGACTTCGTCAACAGCGACGGCAAGCCGGGCTATTTCGCCCAGTCTCTTCTAGTATATGGCCGATCCGGCGAGCCTTGCCCTCAGTGCGGAACTCCGTTGAAAGAAATCCGCATGAGCGGCCGATCCACGGTGTACTGCGGCCGGTGTCAGCGATAG
- a CDS encoding sensor histidine kinase, translating to MKLLSQLRTSSFQLALLYMVVFATSVFLLLAFIYWRTAGFMTAQTDETIEAEIAGLAEQYRGRGVNGLITIIRERVARDPNAKTIYLLTTEDFLKLAGNIETWPVGSRSESGWINFTLSSSVGWTGSERLARARIFEVQGGLRLLVGRDVDELTALKRVIEAAINWGMGITLALALLGGFLMSRSTTRRIEIINTTSRRIMNGHLSLRIPTRGTEDDFDQLAENLNQMLDRIVYLMEGIRHVSDSIAHDLRTPLTRLRNQLENTLMSVDNDEAREQAGRAVAEADQLLATFNALLRIARLETKGNSSDMKRVALDELVSDACELYEALSEVKEQAFEQSLEAGVIIEGDRDLLFQMISNLIDNAIKYTPEHGTIGVAVRKEGNEAVFEVRDSGIGIPDDQKDQVFQRFYRVGKSRSLPGNGLGLSLVSAVADIHKGRIVLSDTYEDEQPPGLTVAVYMPAPARVRKRIRATQAEQAREPAGGDAPTPQKPVVPEP from the coding sequence GTGAAACTGCTTAGCCAGCTCAGGACATCGTCCTTTCAGCTCGCCCTGCTGTACATGGTGGTGTTTGCCACCTCGGTATTTTTGTTACTGGCCTTTATTTACTGGCGTACAGCGGGCTTTATGACCGCTCAGACCGACGAAACTATTGAAGCGGAAATCGCCGGGCTGGCCGAGCAGTACCGGGGGCGAGGCGTAAACGGCCTGATCACGATTATTCGTGAGCGGGTTGCCCGCGATCCCAATGCAAAAACTATTTATCTGCTGACCACCGAAGACTTCCTCAAGTTAGCCGGTAATATCGAGACCTGGCCAGTAGGCTCCCGCTCAGAAAGTGGCTGGATAAACTTTACGCTCAGCTCGTCTGTGGGTTGGACTGGCTCCGAACGCTTGGCCCGTGCCCGTATTTTTGAAGTTCAGGGTGGTTTGAGGCTACTTGTTGGCCGGGATGTTGACGAACTTACCGCTCTCAAACGGGTTATTGAAGCAGCCATCAACTGGGGTATGGGAATCACCCTTGCGCTGGCGCTGCTCGGCGGTTTTCTGATGAGCCGAAGCACAACTCGGCGTATCGAGATTATCAATACCACCTCCCGACGAATCATGAACGGCCACCTCTCCCTGCGCATACCCACTCGTGGCACAGAGGATGATTTTGACCAGCTTGCGGAAAACCTGAATCAGATGCTCGACCGCATAGTGTACCTGATGGAAGGTATCCGCCATGTGTCTGACAGTATCGCCCATGACCTTCGTACGCCTCTAACGCGGTTGCGGAACCAGCTTGAGAACACGCTGATGTCCGTCGACAACGACGAAGCCCGTGAGCAGGCTGGCCGAGCCGTTGCAGAGGCAGACCAGCTACTGGCGACCTTTAATGCTTTATTGCGTATCGCGCGTCTTGAGACTAAAGGTAATTCATCCGATATGAAGCGGGTAGCTCTGGATGAACTGGTATCCGATGCGTGTGAGCTTTATGAGGCATTGTCGGAGGTTAAAGAGCAGGCGTTTGAGCAATCCCTTGAGGCCGGTGTGATCATTGAAGGCGATCGGGATTTGTTATTTCAGATGATCAGCAACCTGATTGATAACGCAATCAAATACACGCCTGAGCACGGCACGATTGGTGTGGCCGTCCGGAAAGAGGGCAACGAGGCCGTTTTTGAAGTAAGAGACAGCGGTATCGGTATTCCTGATGATCAGAAGGATCAGGTGTTCCAGCGATTTTACCGGGTTGGCAAAAGTCGTTCTCTTCCCGGCAACGGTTTGGGTCTCAGCTTGGTGAGTGCCGTTGCTGATATCCATAAGGGGCGAATTGTACTTAGCGATACCTACGAGGATGAGCAACCGCCAGGCCTGACAGTTGCTGTGTACATGCCGGCTCCCGCCCGTGTACGTAAACGCATCAGAGCTACTCAAGCAGAGCAGGCACGCGAGCCAGCTGGCGGTGATGCGCCTACGCCACAGAAGCCGGTCGTACCTGAGCCTTAG
- the ftsE gene encoding cell division ATP-binding protein FtsE gives MIEFRQVTKRYDSDHTALRQVNFHLGRGELAFLTGHSGAGKSTLLKLVMVMERPSAGEVVVGGQVLNSLPRRQIPYIRRHIGVVFQNHQLLFDRTVFDNVAMPLEVMGASPRDVGRRVRAALDKVGLLSKEKMNPLQLSGGEQQRVGIARAVVNKPSLLLADEPTGNLDPELSADIMNLFAQFSQVGVTVLIASHDLALISEMDRRTLTLDHGNLIVGGKPLQGGVSGR, from the coding sequence ATGATCGAATTCCGTCAGGTTACCAAGCGGTATGACAGTGACCATACCGCATTGCGCCAAGTGAATTTTCACCTGGGTCGCGGTGAGCTGGCGTTTCTCACAGGGCACTCTGGCGCGGGCAAAAGTACCCTGCTGAAACTGGTCATGGTTATGGAGCGGCCCAGTGCCGGCGAAGTGGTTGTTGGTGGTCAGGTTCTCAATAGCCTGCCGAGGCGGCAGATTCCCTATATTCGCCGGCATATCGGCGTGGTGTTCCAAAACCACCAGTTACTCTTTGACCGTACGGTGTTCGATAACGTTGCCATGCCCTTAGAAGTGATGGGCGCCTCTCCCCGTGATGTGGGGAGGCGTGTGCGTGCGGCGCTGGATAAGGTTGGCCTGCTCAGCAAGGAAAAAATGAACCCTCTACAGCTCTCCGGCGGTGAGCAACAACGCGTAGGTATTGCCCGCGCGGTAGTAAACAAGCCATCGTTGCTGTTAGCGGATGAGCCAACGGGCAACCTGGACCCGGAGCTGTCGGCAGACATCATGAATCTGTTCGCGCAATTCAGCCAAGTAGGGGTCACGGTGCTGATCGCCAGTCACGACCTTGCTCTGATTAGCGAAATGGACCGGCGCACACTGACTCTGGATCACGGCAACCTAATTGTTGGTGGCAAGCCGTTGCAGGGAGGCGTCAGTGGCCGCTGA
- the yrfG gene encoding GMP/IMP nucleotidase, translating to MINWTSLETVFLDMDGTLLDLHFDNHFWLEHLPRRYAEQYGLHPDEARDKLITMIMAERGSLNWYCTDYWSERLAMDITGLKSEVSDRIGYLPHVADFLQALKKTGLKSVIVTNCHPDPLELKLQRTGLGSFVDGIVSSHQLGKPKEDTTFWKDLQQLAPYRAQTTLMVDDSFPVLESARSAGIAQCLGVLAPDSKQAARESHPEIPCVHHFDEILTAMHQQRPLPSAG from the coding sequence ATGATCAACTGGACTTCTCTCGAAACCGTGTTCCTAGACATGGACGGAACACTGCTTGATCTGCATTTCGACAACCACTTCTGGCTAGAACACCTGCCCCGGCGCTATGCCGAGCAATACGGCCTGCACCCTGATGAAGCCAGGGATAAACTGATCACTATGATCATGGCCGAAAGAGGCAGTCTCAACTGGTATTGCACTGATTACTGGAGCGAGCGGCTGGCCATGGATATCACTGGCCTTAAGTCTGAGGTCAGCGACCGCATCGGCTACCTCCCGCACGTGGCAGATTTTCTTCAGGCGCTCAAAAAAACGGGCCTGAAATCCGTGATTGTAACCAACTGCCACCCTGATCCCTTGGAACTTAAGCTACAACGCACCGGCCTGGGTAGCTTTGTAGATGGCATTGTCTCCAGCCATCAACTGGGCAAGCCAAAAGAAGACACCACGTTCTGGAAGGATCTGCAGCAACTGGCGCCCTACCGGGCACAAACCACACTCATGGTGGATGATAGCTTCCCGGTGCTAGAAAGCGCCCGGTCAGCGGGGATCGCCCAGTGTCTGGGTGTTCTCGCCCCCGACAGCAAGCAAGCCGCCCGGGAGTCTCATCCCGAGATACCCTGTGTCCATCACTTTGATGAGATCCTGACGGCTATGCACCAACAAAGGCCCCTGCCATCTGCTGGCTGA
- the ftsX gene encoding permease-like cell division protein FtsX, translating to MAADPSNRPRKADPARGARVARSPWREQAESYFTHHRKVARDSAGRMWRTPVASLMTWTVMGVALALPVALLLLLTSLQGVSAGWESSARVTAYMKLSASLQQTRELASEIKADGRVAELELVDRDRALAEFRASSGLDDALDYLEENPLPHTLLITPEENARSAEGVAGLVTFIEGMGSVEQVQVDLGWLQRLNAMTDLLARAVWALAILLAAAVVLVIGNTVRLSIESRRDEILVAKLVGGTDGFVRRPFLYTGAWFGLGGGVVAWIMLQLSLWWLSGPVERLAGLYRSDFSLNGLSVDGALALIIAAMLLGWLGAWVAVKRHLDDIEPGEIAGG from the coding sequence GTGGCCGCTGACCCTTCAAACAGACCCCGTAAGGCAGACCCAGCGCGGGGAGCCAGAGTTGCTCGGTCGCCTTGGCGTGAGCAGGCAGAGTCCTATTTCACTCATCATCGAAAAGTCGCCCGTGACAGCGCCGGTCGCATGTGGCGAACGCCAGTGGCAAGTCTTATGACCTGGACAGTCATGGGTGTTGCTCTGGCGTTGCCCGTTGCGTTATTGCTGCTGTTAACCAGCCTTCAGGGCGTGAGTGCCGGCTGGGAAAGCAGCGCCCGGGTGACGGCTTACATGAAATTGAGCGCCAGCCTCCAGCAGACCCGGGAATTGGCCAGTGAAATTAAGGCCGACGGCCGTGTGGCAGAGCTGGAGCTGGTTGACCGGGATCGGGCGTTGGCAGAGTTTCGAGCCTCATCGGGGCTTGATGACGCGTTGGATTACCTAGAAGAAAATCCTTTGCCCCACACACTGCTGATCACCCCCGAGGAGAATGCCCGGTCTGCAGAGGGTGTGGCAGGGCTGGTCACGTTTATTGAAGGCATGGGCAGCGTAGAACAGGTTCAAGTGGATCTTGGCTGGCTGCAGCGCCTTAATGCCATGACAGACTTGCTCGCACGAGCTGTATGGGCGCTTGCAATACTGCTGGCCGCGGCCGTGGTGCTGGTTATTGGCAATACCGTAAGGTTGTCGATTGAAAGTCGTCGTGATGAGATTTTGGTGGCCAAGTTGGTGGGTGGCACCGATGGCTTTGTGCGCCGGCCGTTTCTGTACACGGGCGCCTGGTTTGGCCTGGGTGGCGGCGTTGTTGCTTGGATAATGCTGCAGCTTTCTCTGTGGTGGCTGAGCGGGCCGGTTGAACGTCTTGCTGGGCTCTATCGTAGTGACTTCTCGCTTAACGGGCTGAGTGTTGATGGTGCGCTTGCATTGATTATTGCAGCGATGCTGCTAGGCTGGTTGGGCGCTTGGGTTGCAGTAAAGCGTCACTTGGATGACATTGAGCCGGGTGAAATTGCCGGCGGTTGA
- the rsmD gene encoding 16S rRNA (guanine(966)-N(2))-methyltransferase RsmD, with amino-acid sequence MKRRKPTGPRPASKPSKEVARGSSQSQKSSGDLRIIGGDWRSRKLRFPNAGGVRPTPSRTRETLFNWLSFHLAGSDCLDLFSGSGALGLEALSRGAAHATFVDNNAALSTALRGNLRLLGSESGTVVCTGADAYLDQRTRQPFDIVFMDPPFRQGWLAALLPLLHDQGWVKPGGWVYVEHESDIPVPAAPANWKLHRQKTAGQVTYCLYRVAHTGAEDSGSGA; translated from the coding sequence ATGAAGCGCAGAAAACCCACAGGCCCGCGCCCTGCCAGCAAGCCGTCCAAGGAAGTTGCCCGGGGATCAAGCCAAAGCCAAAAATCTTCGGGCGACCTGCGCATTATTGGCGGTGATTGGAGAAGCCGGAAGCTCCGCTTTCCTAACGCAGGCGGCGTGCGCCCGACTCCGTCCCGCACGCGGGAAACACTGTTTAACTGGCTTTCGTTTCACTTAGCGGGAAGCGACTGCCTCGATCTGTTTTCCGGTTCAGGCGCACTGGGGCTAGAAGCACTTTCCAGAGGCGCGGCCCATGCCACTTTTGTTGATAACAACGCCGCGCTATCAACAGCACTAAGAGGCAATCTCCGGCTGCTTGGATCTGAATCCGGTACGGTGGTGTGCACCGGCGCGGATGCCTATCTCGACCAACGTACACGACAGCCGTTCGATATTGTCTTCATGGACCCACCGTTTCGGCAAGGCTGGCTAGCCGCCTTGCTTCCGCTGCTGCACGACCAAGGCTGGGTGAAACCCGGCGGCTGGGTGTACGTAGAGCATGAGAGTGACATCCCCGTACCGGCTGCACCCGCCAACTGGAAGCTGCACCGCCAGAAAACCGCCGGACAGGTCACCTACTGCTTGTACAGGGTGGCACACACGGGTGCCGAAGATTCAGGCAGCGGGGCGTAG
- a CDS encoding fatty acid desaturase encodes MWFNGLLGLSVMQLILVTLGMTHITIISVTLYLHRHSAHNSLDLHPVLMHFFRFWLWLTTAQNTKEWTAIHRKHHAKCETAEDPHSPVILGIKKVLFEGAELYASAATAENLERYGQRTPQDWVERNVYSRYRMLGIVLMAVINLALFGVHGIWIWAVQMVWIPFWAAGVVNGVGHWMGYRNFECADNARNISPLGLLIGGEELHNNHHTYPNSSKLSRRWYELDIGWGYIRLFQLFGLAKPKGYRPIAHHVPGKQDMDVETVQAIANNRFDIMRQYRKRVTEPVLRQQKSLMNDEIWPRYRKLRQLLSREVTLIKPREKETLESVLESNAVLRQIYEKSNELQALWRQRGLKPQDKLQALIEWCKEAEASGIRYLEDFSAHLRAYSLRPAA; translated from the coding sequence ATGTGGTTTAACGGTCTTCTTGGCCTGTCAGTGATGCAGCTCATTCTGGTTACTCTGGGTATGACCCACATCACCATTATCAGTGTAACGCTCTACCTGCATCGTCATTCGGCTCACAACTCTCTGGATCTGCACCCTGTACTGATGCATTTTTTCCGCTTTTGGTTGTGGCTGACGACAGCGCAGAATACCAAAGAATGGACAGCGATCCACCGTAAGCATCATGCCAAGTGTGAAACGGCAGAGGATCCTCACAGCCCGGTGATACTCGGCATAAAAAAGGTTCTATTTGAGGGAGCAGAGCTTTACGCCTCAGCGGCTACGGCTGAGAATCTAGAGCGCTACGGCCAGCGCACTCCGCAAGACTGGGTAGAGCGCAACGTATACAGCCGCTACAGGATGTTGGGCATTGTGCTGATGGCGGTCATTAACCTGGCGCTTTTTGGTGTGCACGGCATCTGGATTTGGGCTGTACAGATGGTCTGGATACCCTTCTGGGCGGCCGGCGTAGTGAACGGAGTCGGCCACTGGATGGGCTACCGTAACTTTGAATGTGCTGACAATGCCCGCAATATTTCTCCGCTGGGGCTATTGATTGGTGGTGAAGAGCTGCACAACAATCATCACACCTATCCAAACTCATCCAAACTCTCGCGTCGTTGGTACGAACTGGATATTGGTTGGGGCTACATTCGCCTGTTTCAGCTGTTCGGGCTTGCCAAACCTAAAGGGTATCGCCCAATTGCTCACCATGTGCCGGGCAAGCAGGATATGGATGTGGAAACTGTACAGGCCATCGCCAACAACCGCTTTGATATTATGCGTCAATATCGCAAGCGGGTGACAGAGCCGGTTTTGCGTCAGCAAAAGAGCCTGATGAACGATGAGATCTGGCCCCGGTACCGCAAACTCAGGCAACTTCTCTCTCGGGAAGTAACCCTGATAAAGCCGCGGGAAAAGGAAACGCTGGAGTCGGTTCTGGAGAGCAATGCGGTTTTGCGCCAAATTTATGAGAAGAGCAATGAGTTACAGGCTCTCTGGCGTCAGCGTGGGCTCAAGCCCCAAGATAAACTGCAGGCCCTGATAGAGTGGTGCAAAGAAGCGGAGGCCAGTGGCATCCGGTATCTGGAAGATTTTTCGGCGCATTTACGGGCGTACTCTCTACGCCCCGCTGCCTGA
- the ftsY gene encoding signal recognition particle-docking protein FtsY: MMAEWISVGLLALLVFVFVLDIASNRRRVPRPKPVPQRKPEAVKGPEPAPPIEKEVAEAASAPEPKKVPEPEAEPEPQVSVFERIKQGLGKTRASLTGGMADLFSVGKKIDEDLLEEIETTLLMADVGVTATSEIIESLTDKLERNQLNDGEALRNALRDELRGLLKDATKPLIVDTEAKPYVILMVGVNGVGKTTTIGKLTKKLQGEGKSVMLAAGDTFRAAAVEQLQVWGERNNVPVVAQHTGSDSASVIFDAIQSGKSRGVDVVIADTAGRLQNKDNLMSELEKVVRVMKKLDENAPHEVMLVLDAGTGQNALSQAQVFQKVVGVTGITLTKLDGTAKGGIVFAIARQLQLPIRFIGIGEQIDDLRTFDAETFVDALFAE, from the coding sequence ATGATGGCAGAGTGGATTTCAGTCGGCCTTCTGGCCCTTCTTGTGTTCGTGTTTGTGTTGGATATTGCCAGCAATCGCCGCCGTGTGCCGCGACCGAAACCTGTGCCTCAACGCAAACCGGAGGCCGTGAAAGGCCCTGAGCCCGCGCCACCGATTGAGAAGGAAGTCGCAGAAGCTGCGTCTGCGCCGGAGCCGAAAAAAGTTCCTGAGCCAGAAGCAGAACCAGAACCCCAGGTTAGTGTTTTTGAGCGCATCAAGCAGGGCCTGGGCAAAACTCGGGCAAGCTTGACAGGCGGCATGGCGGATCTGTTCTCTGTCGGCAAAAAGATTGACGAAGACTTGCTGGAAGAAATCGAAACCACACTGCTGATGGCAGATGTAGGCGTAACCGCAACCTCGGAAATTATTGAATCTCTCACCGACAAGCTTGAGCGCAATCAGCTCAACGATGGCGAAGCCCTGCGCAATGCATTGCGTGACGAACTGCGTGGGTTACTCAAGGACGCCACCAAACCTCTGATCGTTGATACAGAGGCAAAGCCGTACGTAATCTTGATGGTTGGTGTAAATGGCGTAGGCAAAACGACCACCATCGGCAAGCTCACCAAGAAGCTCCAGGGCGAAGGTAAGTCTGTAATGCTGGCGGCAGGCGACACGTTCCGTGCTGCGGCGGTAGAGCAACTGCAAGTTTGGGGCGAACGCAATAACGTTCCGGTCGTGGCTCAGCACACAGGTTCAGACAGTGCTTCGGTGATTTTTGACGCGATCCAGTCGGGCAAGTCGCGCGGTGTGGATGTGGTGATTGCTGATACCGCGGGCCGTCTACAGAACAAAGACAACCTGATGAGCGAGCTTGAAAAAGTTGTCCGAGTTATGAAAAAACTCGACGAAAATGCTCCCCACGAGGTAATGCTGGTGCTGGATGCCGGCACAGGGCAGAACGCTCTGAGCCAGGCACAGGTGTTCCAGAAGGTAGTTGGCGTAACGGGCATTACCTTAACGAAACTGGACGGCACAGCCAAAGGCGGTATCGTGTTCGCGATTGCCCGCCAGTTGCAGCTTCCCATCCGCTTTATCGGCATTGGCGAGCAGATTGATGACCTGCGCACCTTCGACGCCGAGACCTTTGTGGATGCTTTGTTTGCTGAATAA
- the hslR gene encoding ribosome-associated heat shock protein Hsp15 has translation MAASTPDNQRVRLDKWLWAVRLYKTRSLAKEAVEGGKVRYNSQRCKPGRLVELGATLTLRLGWQEQIIVVDDISERRRGAPEAQMLYHETEDSVKKREDLARQRKTMQASQLTPARRPSKKDRRDLQRFRDQNGI, from the coding sequence ATGGCGGCATCCACTCCAGACAATCAGCGGGTAAGACTCGATAAATGGCTTTGGGCTGTGCGCCTTTACAAAACGCGCTCTCTGGCTAAAGAAGCGGTTGAAGGTGGCAAGGTTCGCTACAACAGCCAACGCTGCAAGCCCGGCCGCCTGGTTGAACTCGGCGCCACGCTTACCCTGCGCTTGGGCTGGCAAGAACAGATTATTGTAGTAGACGACATCAGCGAACGCCGCCGCGGCGCGCCAGAAGCCCAGATGCTCTACCATGAAACCGAAGACAGCGTAAAAAAACGGGAAGATCTCGCGCGGCAGCGCAAGACCATGCAGGCCTCACAGTTGACGCCAGCGCGGCGACCTTCCAAGAAAGACCGTCGCGATCTTCAACGATTCCGTGACCAGAACGGCATCTGA
- the hslO gene encoding Hsp33 family molecular chaperone HslO, whose amino-acid sequence MASRDQFQRFIFEHSQVRGAWVQLDESFQEIVNQAPYPESIRGLLGEALVASIVMSSSLKFKGTLSIQAQGEGPLRTLMAECSHDRKIRGLARFDEHAVSEESFHNLLGDGRMAITIEPNQGNRYQGVVPRERDSLAGCLEEYFERSEQIPTSLFLFASENGAAGLMLQRLPGATEQDDELWERVNHLARTVEADELLELDSETLLHRLFNEETVRLFDAETVAFQCSCSPQRTLNALEAIGKDECYSILDEQGTIEMDCQFCHAHYRFDKNDIDHLFAGHTLH is encoded by the coding sequence ATGGCATCCCGCGACCAGTTCCAGCGTTTTATATTTGAGCATAGCCAGGTGCGCGGAGCCTGGGTACAGCTTGATGAGAGCTTCCAAGAGATCGTCAACCAAGCGCCCTACCCCGAATCAATCCGCGGCCTGCTGGGCGAAGCCCTCGTGGCCAGTATCGTTATGAGCAGTAGCCTGAAGTTCAAGGGCACCTTATCTATCCAGGCCCAAGGCGAAGGCCCGCTGCGAACATTGATGGCAGAATGCAGCCATGATCGCAAAATCCGTGGGTTAGCGAGGTTTGATGAGCACGCGGTAAGCGAGGAAAGCTTTCACAACCTACTGGGCGACGGGCGCATGGCCATTACCATCGAGCCCAACCAAGGCAACCGCTATCAGGGCGTTGTGCCTAGGGAGCGGGACAGCCTTGCGGGATGCCTGGAAGAATATTTTGAACGCTCTGAGCAGATCCCCACCAGCCTGTTCCTGTTTGCTAGTGAAAACGGAGCCGCGGGCCTGATGCTTCAGCGTTTGCCGGGGGCCACCGAACAGGACGATGAACTCTGGGAGCGCGTCAACCACTTGGCACGCACTGTTGAAGCCGATGAACTGCTGGAGCTGGACAGCGAAACCCTGCTGCACCGGCTGTTTAATGAAGAAACCGTGCGGCTTTTTGACGCCGAAACCGTGGCGTTTCAATGCAGCTGTTCTCCGCAACGGACCCTCAATGCGCTGGAAGCCATCGGCAAAGACGAGTGTTACAGTATTCTGGACGAACAGGGCACCATAGAGATGGACTGCCAGTTTTGCCACGCGCACTATCGCTTCGATAAGAATGATATTGATCATCTTTTCGCTGGCCATACGTTACACTAG